A part of Chroicocephalus ridibundus chromosome 5, bChrRid1.1, whole genome shotgun sequence genomic DNA contains:
- the LOC134516529 gene encoding uncharacterized protein LOC134516529 isoform X1, which translates to MGSAGAGESSDEGNWFPLGFSPSALPSVILAGRDGRMDGGAPATPGPAWGEEPWEGAGLPEPRLMLPPAWGHVTAWPAPPRRPVRTAPLQLRTASGWFFGPPFVSGPAPFGPPFVSVCGFTPICSRSGSWTAAVRFWLQLICGSCLFLLWFQSSRWTAPAPAPCGSSSWMALAQFCSCSLWLQLICTFSFGSSSFAAPVCFCSGSSPADGRLQPQLIAAPAHGWLWLIPAPLPCGCSSFAPSVLAAARLRLLFVSALDSVRLMDGSSSIPAHLDSSSWMALAHFSPCSLWLQLICTFRSSSWWAPVGFHLLGSFGSSPLMVPARFRLQLLGGSSSGSSPSPSQLVLVQLLLAFGQVVNQSLSWPVYEYELS; encoded by the exons ggaTGGGCGGATGGACGGAGGAGCCCCAGCCACACCGGGACCTGCGTGGGGTGAGGAGCCCTGGGAAGGAGCCGGGCTGCCTGAGCCGAGGCTGATGCTGCCACCTGCCTGGGGACACGTGACAGCATGGCCTGCGCCCCCCCGGAGACCTGTGAGGACGGCACCGCTCCAGCTCCGTACGGCTTCAGGTTGGTTCTTTGGGCCCCCGTTTGTTTCGGGTCCAGCTCCGTTTGGGCCCCcgtttgtttctgtttgtgggtTCACTCCCATTTGTTCCAGGTCCGGCTCCTGGACGGCTGCAGTTCGATTTTGGCTCCAGCTCATTTGTggctcctgtttgtttctgctctggttcCAGTCCAGCAGATGGacggctccagccccagctccttgcGGCTCCAGCTCATGGATGGCTCTGGCTCAATTCTGCTCCTGTTCCTTGTGGCTCCAGCTCATTTGCACCTTCAG tttTGGCTCCAGCTCGTTTGCggctcctgtttgtttctgctctggttcCAGTCCAGCAGATGGacggctccagccccagctcatTGCGGCTCCAGCTCATGGATGGCTCTGGCTCATTCCAGCCCCTCTTCCTTGTGGCTGCAGCTCATTTGCACCTTCGG tttTGGCTGCAGCTCGTTTGCggctcctgtttgtttctgctctggatTCAGTCCGGCTCATGGACGGCTCCAGCTCGATTCCAGCTCATTTGGACTCCAGCTCATGGATGGCTCTGGCTCATTTCAGCCCCTGTTCCTTGTGGCTGCAGCTCATTTGCACCTTCAG gtccAGCTCCTGGTGGGCTCCAGTTGGGTTTCATCTCCTGGGCAGTTTTGGCTCCAGCCCATTGATGGTTCCAGCTCGTTTTCGCCTCCAGCTCTTGGGTGGTtccagctctggctccagccccagcccatcaCAGCTTGTGCTTGTTCAACTGCTCCTGGCTTTTGGCCAGGTTGTAAATCAATCACTGTCATGGCCTGTATATGAATATGAACTGTCATAA